The proteins below come from a single Pieris brassicae chromosome 1, ilPieBrab1.1, whole genome shotgun sequence genomic window:
- the LOC123714650 gene encoding 28S ribosomal protein S18c, mitochondrial produces the protein MALMKRLFLKIVYTPRALTYNVRHLSTEVAHDDSPVEMENPFTKEKRQCILCKFNITPDYKNYRLLSQFQSPYTGRIYGRHITGLCQTKQAAVEREITKAQNCAYMPYYYKDKTFFKDPKLFDPENPIRSHRF, from the exons ATGGCACTTATGAAacgtttgtttttaaaaa ttgttTATACACCTCGAGCATTAACTTACAACGTCCGACATTTATCTACAGAAGTAGCACATGATGATAGCCCCGTGGAAATGGAAAACCcatttacaaaagaaaaacGGCAATGtatactttgtaaatttaacataacgCCAGACTACAAGAACTACAGGCTTCTGTCACAGTTCCAAAGTCCATATACAGGAAGGATATATGGAAGACATATAACTGGACTGTGTCAAACAAAACAGGCAGCAGTAGAGAGAGAAATCACTAAAGCACAGAACTGTGCTTATATGCCTTACTATTATaaggacaaaacattttttaaggaTCCTAAGCTGTTTGATCCTGAAAATCCAATCCGTTCACAcaggttttaa
- the LOC123708948 gene encoding uncharacterized protein LOC123708948, whose protein sequence is MKSSEDSPKTPGGISKTLLTPCRRLGLSRKFNKKGPSPFISPLSRSQNSTEITNVCKKRKICSTSEESAFLPQSPEKTVLAVHETIACISSPTHISDTPSRNIPVSKKNSKVFLMMQNVDANNKDVITKNTEIVRKSPQNNNKTLSKLSRVNSKKKLKTIPEPEPSNILNEIFKVDGTKANELNVKEPKNLNKECIVLIQKKMLKSLKTHQQDDNNSHKNNVNTSVSQTLFDSDSDDLPLCNLNKNQDSDFVNTMLVKKKTSPKSIPNVNKIKKIKPISEKKTLQKSFDNDDDDFVSTKRTILVKNTYEKVVKPSKAKSTGSITQKDIDELKHRIEMKKKLIIAKAMTEDTEELRKLIKKWQKGCQEALFELFDLMKKKFPDSQNMDYSEILKTLKIPPELVGYDIENDCFITPDDNSIILSSINT, encoded by the coding sequence ATGAAGTCGAGTGAAGATTCTCCTAAAACTCCCGGTGGAATTAGCAAAACCCTATTGACACCTTGTAGGCGCTTAGGTTTATCcaggaaatttaataaaaaaggaccATCGCCTTTTATTTCGCCATTATCCAGAAGCCAGAATAGCACGGAAATTACAAACGTGTGTAAAAAGAGAAAGATATGTAGCACCAGTGAGGAATCAGCTTTTTTACCTCAATCCCCTGAAAAAACAGTATTAGCTGTACATGAAACTATTGCATGTATTTCATCACCCACTCACATTAGTGACACGCCGTCACGAAATATCCCTGTTTCTAAGAAAAATtccaaagtatttttaatgatgCAAAATGTAGATGCAAATAACAAAGAcgtcataacaaaaaatacagaaattgTGCGTAAATCGCcccaaaacaataataaaacactttcAAAATTGTCAAGAgtgaattcaaaaaaaaagttaaaaactaTTCCAGAACCTGAaccaagtaatattttaaatgaaatctttAAAGTAGATGGTACTAAAGCCAATGAACTTAATGTTAAAGAACCTAAGAACTTAAATAAGGAATGTATTGttcttatacaaaaaaaaatgttaaaatccCTCAAAACACACCAACAAGATGACAATAattcacacaaaaacaatgtaaatacatCTGTTTCACAGACACTATTTGATTCAGATTCGGATGATTTGCctctttgtaatttaaataaaaatcaagatAGTGATTTTGTCAATACAATGTTGGTGAAAAAGAAAACTAGCCCTAAATCTATTcccaatgtaaataaaataaaaaaaattaaaccaatatcagaaaaaaaaactttgcaaAAATCATTTGATAATGATGACGATGACTTTGTATCTACTAAGAGAAccattttagtaaaaaatacttatgagAAAGTGGTCAAACCATCCAAAGCAAAGTCTACAGGATCAATAACTCAAAAAGACATTGATGAATTAAAACATAGAATTgagatgaaaaaaaaactcataaTTGCTAAAGCAATGACTGAGGATACTGAAGAACTTAggaagttaattaaaaagtggCAAAAAGGCTGTCAAGAGGCACTGTTTGAACTTTTTGATCTTATGAAAAAGAAGTTCCCAGATAGTCAGAATATGGATTATtccgaaatattaaaaactttaaaaatacctcCAGAACTAGTTGGTTATGATATAGAAAATGACTGCTTTATTACTCCAGAtgataatagtattattttatcaagtaTAAACACTTaa